A single region of the Spartobacteria bacterium genome encodes:
- a CDS encoding CopG family transcriptional regulator: protein MSKTVTLRLDESVYGMFCNWAKRDNRPLSNFIETAVLRFIEEHEIVDEFEMAEITANSALNKSIKLGLKDAKAKRGSFV from the coding sequence ATGTCAAAAACAGTAACGCTAAGACTAGATGAGAGTGTATATGGCATGTTTTGCAATTGGGCGAAGCGTGACAATCGCCCCCTTTCTAACTTCATCGAAACGGCAGTACTTCGTTTCATTGAAGAACACGAGATTGTGGATGAATTTGAGATGGCAGAAATTACGGCCAACTCTGCGTTGAATAAGAGCATCAAGCTCGGACTAAAAGATGCCAAAGCCAAACGAGGTAGTTTTGTCTGA